The uncultured Trichococcus sp. DNA window ATTCGTTCGCCGTTGCCAAATCTTCCGTTTCGCTTGTCAACTTTGCGCCATCCTCGGTGGCTTTGTTGAACCACTTAACCAACGCCACCCCGGCCGTGACTAAAGCCCCGATCCCGAGCACGACCCAACCGATCGGACCAGTTATAAATTTAAGTGCTCCGGATAGTACCACGACCGCTTTCGCCTGTAAGAGAGTGGCGGCAGTGTTCAGGGTCAGGCTTCCGGTTAACAATCCGACTACAACGTTTTTAGCCGTCAAGGCCGACATGCTTGCCAGGTTTGCGGCTAGGTATTTAGTTTGCATCGCGCTATCCATCAATTCGGCGGTTGTTTTCGCCGTTGTCAATGCGGTTAGTTTCGCTATGGTCGGCGCCATCAATTCAAACGCCGCTTTAGTTGCAGCGATTTGAGCGTTAACCTTACTGATGATTTGCAAAGCTGTGTAAGCAGCTACAAGTCCCATGATCGCCGGAGTCAGAAACTCAACGACCGGGAGCGTCGCCTGCACACCGTCTTTAAATGCGATGACGTAAGGCGTTGCTTTTTCGATGGATTCGCCGATAGATGCCATCGAGGAGTTGATAATGACCTTTAGGCTGTCGATATTTTCGGCAATTGATTTACCTGTGACGGCTTGTGTCATCTCATCCACTTTTGTGATGATGTTCGCGATGTTTTTGGCTACCGCGTTCCGCAAGTTCCCGAAAGACGTCGCAATCCCCATACTGTTTTCTTTCGCGAGGTCTGCCAGAACCCCGGTACCAATACCTAACTCAATCAACTGATTTTGGAAATCCCTAAATGTAATCTCGCCGCTTTTTAACGCTCCATACAAATCACGCTGCGCCGTAGACCCAACGTAACCCATCGCTTCAGCTGTTTTTTGAAGCCCCAAAGGCATCGTTTCCTGCAACGTCTTCCATGATTGTAGGTCAACTACACCACTGGATAGCATCTGCACAAACTGGTTCGTTCCTCGGCTCGCATCAGCCGCACTTGCTCCGCTTGCCAGAAATGCGTTGTTTAGCGCTAATACCGTGTCCGTCGATTTCCCAAGATCACCAGTGATGGATGTCATCTGTTGTGTACTAGCAACCACATCGTCCAACTTTGTCGGCAATCCATCGATGCCATCCGCGAGTTGTTTGATCGATTTCTCAGATTCTTCCGCGCTGAAACCTAAAGCGCCCAATACTTTCGGATATTTCTGCATGGTATCAAACCGCGAGATTGCTGCATCCAACGATTGTGCGACTACCTTAAAGGCAGCCGATGCAACTTTGACTAATCCGAAAGAAATAGCCATGTCTTTGATGCTAGTGTTAGCCTTCTTGGATTCATCACCAACGCCGCCAATTCCTTTTTTTGCGTCATCAAGTGGCTTTTTTGCGCCTCTCGCTTGATTGCCAATGCCTTCCAAACCTTTTTCCGTATCTTTCAGCGGTGATCCTGAACCCTCAGCGCTTTTAGCTAATTTGTCTAAGTCCGTCGATGCAACCTTAACTTGTTTGCCATCCACCTCAATGGCTATGCTGATTTTTCCGTCTGCCAAATTATTCCACCTCCTCCTGATCATCTTCGAGGCTGTAAATCTCCTGTAACTCACTCATGCTCTTCTTGTGCTCTTTTGACTCGTGTTTTGATGGTTCCCACGCCCGAATCTGTATAATGCGCTTGAATATCGTATTTTCCGGCAACCCATTCAAAAGCGCCTGAAATTTGTGCCAGTGCATTTTGCCTTGCTCGTCAAATAGATCAATCCGATAAGCTTGTCGAAAAGACGAATAAATAAACTCGGCATCTTTTTCAATGTCTATCAGTTTCTTCGTCGCTTTCTTGGGCATCGGATTGCCCTGCAGGTCGTAGTCCACTACTTCCTTGTCAGCGACCGATATATAATTCTCAAAAATGTCGTTCCACGTTTCCACGGCATCCTCAGGCGCAATCGTTGCCCTATCCGGGTCCAAATGCTCCCCATCGAACAAATACAGCAGTCCGAGATTCGCTTTGTCAAAATCGCTTAAATCGTCATCTGCAAGCACGTCGAATATGTCTAGCACATTGTCAAATGCCATATCAATCCGGTATTCCGCGCCGTTGTACTCGTACGCATTTAAAAGCCTGTCATTCAGTTTCATTGCGTTCGCCTACTTCTTACTTGCTTTTTTCTTCAAGTGGTCTGACACCTTAACAACAGACTTCTCATGGCGTTCCTTTTCCATGTCCTCGACTTTTTGCGCAACAGCTTGCCCGACTTGTTCCAACACATCTTCCAATGCCATGATGTCCGGGTACTTTTCATACACTTTTTCAAACGTGCCATCCCCAAAAATCAAATCGTATTGGATCGCGATAAATTCTTTGTTAACGATAAACGCATCATCGATGGTCTGTTCATCCATCGCCTTGACCGTTTCTTCGTTGATTTCTTCCGGCAAAACGATGCTCTCGGCCATTTTTTTCGTTTGTTCCAATCGTTCAACTGCCAACTTGTCGACGTTAAAAAACTTCTTCAGGTTTTCGATTGAGCTATCAAACCACAATTCAATTTCGCCGATCTTGACCGGGAAGCCTGTACGTTTGATACCAATTTTGATATCTGCCATTTTGCTACCTCCTATAAAAAAAGAGGGACGCTTTTAGGCATCCCTCATCATCGATTTATTAACCCGCCGGAATATCCGACTCAACCGGAATGGTGTCAAAGCGGATGTTGCAGCTGAATGTTTCGTATGCCACGGCATCCCCTGCGCCCGCAACAATAGCCGAAACAGTCGCACGGCCCACCCATTGCTTTTTGCCGTCCGATCGAATGACTTTGTGCCAAATCTTACGGCCATCGCCTGTTTTAAATTTCAAACCCGCAATCAACGCTTGCGCCGCATCTTCCGGATCAAAGTAGCCTTCCGGTGTATAGGCTTGTGCGACGGATGTAACTGTGATTTCAGATGTGCCATCACCCGAATAAAAGCCCTCCTCCTCGCTACCTTCCTGCGTGTCATCCCCGATTGTGGAGATGTATTTTCCGAGTTCCAACCATCCTTCTGATGTGGGCGCTGTTTCTGTTCCGCTAACATAAGGCGCCACAAAATGTTGTCGTGCCGCGTTTTTTAATCTTGCCATTATTATTCGTCCTCCTTAGGATATGTTGTTATTTTTGCCTGTACATCCAACATAAAGATGTAGTTGCCTTTATCGTCAAGCTGATTAATAAAGGGCTTGTTCGTGATGGAAATTGAATCAAAGGAAAAGGAACCATCCGCGCTTTCCAGCGTTTCAAGTTCCTCCAGATGATTCTGAACCGCCCATAAGGTGGTGTGTATCTTTTCCTGATCATTCGACTTCATAGCAAACTCATAATTGAGTTGCTGATCCTTTTCCCCGCTGTAAAACTCCTGCGTGATGCGCCCACCCGGTAGCGGGTACAGGCAAAACGATTCTGTCGGCCTCAAATAGCCTAATTGGCACCGGATAGGCAACTTGTAAACGTCATTGACACTATCCAGTAGCCGTTGCATAAAATCCACTATAGCCCCGCCCCTTTCGTGTACGCGTCGACCCAATCGCTCATAAACATCGCTTTAGCTTTTAAGTCCCAATGTGGACCAGTTCCCGGCGTGGTGTAGCGCGAGAAGGTAACCTCACCCGTTCCGCCATAATACTGCGCACTCGCATACGGTGTATTCCAGATGATTTCACTGCCATCAAGTGCCAAAATGGCCGAGTTCCGCAGCCAACCGTCACGCATAGGGACAAAGTTCTCGTTCATATCCGCTAATGCTTGATTGGATAGGGCTCGCCGACCAGCCAATATGCTTTCTTCCGACATCGTACTGTAGACCTCTTTTAAATCTATGTTGATCGTGACCATCATTTCACTTCCAGTTCGTAGCCGATGATTTCATCGGACATAAAGTAAAGCGGGATGACTTTCACAATCGTAAATTCCCGATCGTTGAAAAAAACCTTTTGCTCGTTTTCAAAATCCGGCAGATAGTCGTTGTACTTTTCGAACATGGATATCAGTGCATTTGGCATGTCATTCGTGCTGTTCGTGCCGCTTCGTTTGAAGTTATAGCCCTCATCCACGCGCACACGCTCAATAAATACCGGATCAGACCAAATGGGTTTCCCCCAGTCGTCTTCTCCGGTTTTAAACACATACTCAATCTTGTGTGGATAAGCCGTGATTGGCGGTAGTCGCAATCTCATCGGCTCACCCCACGATACAACAGCCCGCTTCCACTCAACGCCAAAATGGCATCATCCGAGATAATACTCGGCGCCTCGTTCCTCCCTGTATTTGAGTACCTGGAGGATTCCGACACACTTGTGCGCCCGATTGACCACGTTTGCGGTGTATTTGCTTCATAACTGCTCGATGCGCCTGAGAGGTACATATATTCGATTTGCAAGGCAATCGCCTTTTTGAACTTGTCTCTGCGATACGGGATATCCGTTTCCAAGTCGTTAAACTGATAAAAGTCACGCGTTTGGCTGTCTATGTATCCCGATGCCTTTAGGACCAGTTTTTCGAATTCATCCGCCGCAAAGTCCGCGCAACCGAACCCGATGTATTCGTTGTAGGTTAGATAAGCCATTAAATCCCCTCCTCGTAAAAAGAGAGGACTATTCAGCCCCCTCCAGATCTTCTTGTTTGTCTTTGTCGTCATTTTCTTCAACGCGTTCCAAGAAAGTGTCGTCAAGGTTCTTTTTGACCTCGTCTGCACGTTTGACTGCCATTTCAATGACAGTCCCTTGTTCATAGATCACTTTCGTGTGGATATCGCGAAACGTCTTCAATGCTTTAAATTTAGCCATTATGTTTTACCTCCGTTTAGCCTGCTGGGATTGCTACCAATTTTGCTTTCAGGATCGCTTTTTTGTTTTTGTCTGGGATGTATTTACCTAGTTTTCCGGCAGCTTGCAACGCAACGCCTGCGAAATCCTCGGAGTCCATAGTACGTGCAACCGGAATCGCAACACCCGCAACACCGACGCCGTCCGCTACAAAGTACACGTTATCGCCAGTCTGGAATTTAGCATCTGGCAACTCCACCAACTCGAACCCTTTGAACTTGTAAAGTGTTTGCTCATCCACGTTTGCAGAAGAGTTTTTTGCGGTAGTTGCCAGCTTAGAATCAATCAAGAAATTGTATACGTCTGCTGTAACATAAGCAACCCACGCAACTGCATTAGATACGTTATTATTCACGAATTTTTTATGCGCTTCAGCAAATGCGTTCGTGACACCCGTTTCACTTAATTCTGTTTCAGTCAACGTTGCGGACGCGCTAGACGAAATCGTAGCGCTCATGACGCCATCGTAGTTCTCAGCCCATGCCACGGCATGCAATGCCAAACGTTCTGCAACAACTTGCTCTGGGATGTCATTAACCGTGAAGTTATCAATACCTTCATGGATCGCCAGTGGCGTGTCGAATGGCACTTGTGTATCAGTCGACTTCACTTCTTTACGAACTCCGAAACGGTTTGTGTTGCCCGTACCTGCTCCGAAAGCTACCGCCGCGCCAGTTGAATAAGCTTGGATAACGACATCCGTGTCAGTCGTTTTCAAATTTAGGAAATTCGCATCTGCTTCTGCCCCTTGCAAAGTTTGGATAGTCCCTCCGAACGCTCTCAAAAATGCTGATTTTTTAGCGAACAACTCCGGCAACATACCTGCATATTGTTTTGTGTATAGTTTAATAGCCATTTAAATTACTCTCCTGTTAAATAAATTTTTGCACCGCTGCAGCAAAGGCATCCGGTGGTGTCTGGGCACC harbors:
- a CDS encoding Gp15 family bacteriophage protein codes for the protein MKLNDRLLNAYEYNGAEYRIDMAFDNVLDIFDVLADDDLSDFDKANLGLLYLFDGEHLDPDRATIAPEDAVETWNDIFENYISVADKEVVDYDLQGNPMPKKATKKLIDIEKDAEFIYSSFRQAYRIDLFDEQGKMHWHKFQALLNGLPENTIFKRIIQIRAWEPSKHESKEHKKSMSELQEIYSLEDDQEEVE
- a CDS encoding phage tail protein; translation: MARLKNAARQHFVAPYVSGTETAPTSEGWLELGKYISTIGDDTQEGSEEEGFYSGDGTSEITVTSVAQAYTPEGYFDPEDAAQALIAGLKFKTGDGRKIWHKVIRSDGKKQWVGRATVSAIVAGAGDAVAYETFSCNIRFDTIPVESDIPAG
- a CDS encoding minor capsid protein; translated protein: MQRLLDSVNDVYKLPIRCQLGYLRPTESFCLYPLPGGRITQEFYSGEKDQQLNYEFAMKSNDQEKIHTTLWAVQNHLEELETLESADGSFSFDSISITNKPFINQLDDKGNYIFMLDVQAKITTYPKEDE
- a CDS encoding minor capsid protein; amino-acid sequence: MVTINIDLKEVYSTMSEESILAGRRALSNQALADMNENFVPMRDGWLRNSAILALDGSEIIWNTPYASAQYYGGTGEVTFSRYTTPGTGPHWDLKAKAMFMSDWVDAYTKGAGL
- a CDS encoding putative minor capsid protein, with the protein product MRLRLPPITAYPHKIEYVFKTGEDDWGKPIWSDPVFIERVRVDEGYNFKRSGTNSTNDMPNALISMFEKYNDYLPDFENEQKVFFNDREFTIVKVIPLYFMSDEIIGYELEVK
- a CDS encoding capsid protein, which encodes MAIKLYTKQYAGMLPELFAKKSAFLRAFGGTIQTLQGAEADANFLNLKTTDTDVVIQAYSTGAAVAFGAGTGNTNRFGVRKEVKSTDTQVPFDTPLAIHEGIDNFTVNDIPEQVVAERLALHAVAWAENYDGVMSATISSSASATLTETELSETGVTNAFAEAHKKFVNNNVSNAVAWVAYVTADVYNFLIDSKLATTAKNSSANVDEQTLYKFKGFELVELPDAKFQTGDNVYFVADGVGVAGVAIPVARTMDSEDFAGVALQAAGKLGKYIPDKNKKAILKAKLVAIPAG